In Verrucomicrobiia bacterium, the sequence GTTGAGTTTATTATTAGCTTATTTCCTACCCGCTCAAGGTGCGATCTTAGCAACGGCAGGATTTTTTTTACTGAGCGGCACACCTACTTTTCTTTTTTTAAAGGAAAGAAAATTGCCCACACCACTGCCTTTTACTAATCCTTTGCAACTAGCTTTCGGTCCCATTCTCAACACGTTTTATCATCTTAAACATTTTCGCACTTTAGCTTTATTTTTTGTCAGCTTTTTCTTTTTCAATGCGGGCGTGATCACGGTCATTTATTTTTCTAGCCTATTTGCTTCAATCGAGTTGCATATGACTCCAGCAAGTCTCACCACGCTTTTCCTTCTTTTACAAATTAGCGCAGCAGGAGGTGCGATTGGATTTGGTTTTGCTCAAGACAAAATAGGCTCCCGACTCGCTCTGTCTCTTTCTTTAGTTTTATGGATCGGTGTGGTTTTGGGCTGCTATTTTACTCGCAGCATTATAACTTTTTACGTTCTTGCTGCCTTAGCCGGTTTAGCATTAGGCGCTACGCAAAGTTGCGCTCGAGCCATGGTTAGCATCTTAACGCCTCCAGAAAAAGCGGGTGAATTTTTTGGATTTTGGGGATTATTCGGAAAACTTTCTGCAGTGGTTGCTTTACCACTTTTTGGTGAGATTGCGCAACGATTCGGTGCTCGCGCTGCCCTGTTAATTACTTTAGGATGCTTCGCTATCGGGCTCATTTTGCTTGCTTGCATAAAATCTATCGCACCTCAATCTGTTACAACAAAAAGTTAGATTGCGAATTCATCACTTTCGCTTTAAACTTATTTTATGAAAATACTTCA encodes:
- a CDS encoding MFS transporter produces the protein MTQTKSQPVAKREIVGWAFFDFANSSFTTIMVTTIFPIYFTSVLSAERTDGSRLWGIAGGLSNLIVVIISPFLGALADSLGAKKKFLFATYLGCVIATGAIGLLSTGSAYLAISLFIFANICFSLGENFCAGFLPEISTPETAGRISAYGWSLGYFGGLLSLLLAYFLPAQGAILATAGFFLLSGTPTFLFLKERKLPTPLPFTNPLQLAFGPILNTFYHLKHFRTLALFFVSFFFFNAGVITVIYFSSLFASIELHMTPASLTTLFLLLQISAAGGAIGFGFAQDKIGSRLALSLSLVLWIGVVLGCYFTRSIITFYVLAALAGLALGATQSCARAMVSILTPPEKAGEFFGFWGLFGKLSAVVALPLFGEIAQRFGARAALLITLGCFAIGLILLACIKSIAPQSVTTKS